The Halichoerus grypus chromosome 9, mHalGry1.hap1.1, whole genome shotgun sequence genome has a window encoding:
- the TJAP1 gene encoding tight junction-associated protein 1 isoform X1, whose protein sequence is MTSAAPAKKPYRKAPPEHRELRLEVPGSRPEQEEPLTDAERMKLLQQENEELRRRLASATRRTEALERELEIGQDCLELELGQSREELDKFKDKFRRLQNSYTASQRTNQELEDKLHTLASLSHSWIFAIKKAEMDRKTLDWEIVELTNKLLDAKNTINKLEELNERYRLDCNLAVQLLKCNKSHFRSHKLADLPCELQDMVRKHLHSGQEAAGPGPGLAPGAVVPTSVIARVLEKPESLLLNSAQSGSAGRPLAEDVFVHVDMSGGGPGDPASPPAPGSPPPQPNGECRPLGTAGASPEEEVPLPAFEKLSPYPTPSPPHPLYPGRKVIEFSEDKVRIPRNSPLPNCTYATRQAISLSLVEEGGERARPSPVPSSPASAQASPLHEPSPLPPARSAPASSAGSEEDLLASWQRAFVDRTPPPAAVAQRTAFGRDALPDLQRHFALSPTDGDEEVLAPSSPPGESGLLLPTEADCGPPREEEEELNLPVSPEEERRSLLASDDGTEEGPVASHAEGRAWALPSPSRPQRSPKRMGVHHLHRKDSLTQAQEQGNLLN, encoded by the exons ATGACCAGTGCGGCACCTGCTAAGAAACCGTACCGTAAGGCACCCCCTGAGCACCGGGAGCTGCGGCTGGAGGTCCCAGGATCCCGGCCGGAGCAGGAG GAACCCCTGACTGATGCGGAGAGGATGAA GCTCTTGCAGCAGGAGAATGAGGAGCTCCGTCGCCGCCTGGCCTCGGCCACCAGGCGCACCGAGGCCCTGGAGCGTGAGCTGGAAATCGGGCAGGACTGCTTGGAGCTGGAGCTGGGCCAGAGCCGCGAGGAGCTGGACAAGTTTAAGGACAAGTTCCGCAG GCTTCAGAACAGCTACACGGCTTCTCAGAGGACCAACCAGGAGCTGGAGGACAAGCTGCACACGCTG GCCTCTCTTAGCCACAGCTGGATCTTTGCA ATCAAGAAGGCTGAGATGGATAGGAAGACGCTGGACTGGGAGATCGTGGAGCTGACCAATAAGCTGCTGGACGCCAAGAACACCATCAACAAGCTGGAGGAACTCAAC GAGCGGTACCGGCTCGACTGCAACCTGGCTGTGCAGCTCCTCAAGTGCAACAAGTCCCACTTCCGCAGCCACAAGCTCGCCGAT CTGCCCTGTGAGCTCCAGGACATGGTCCGGAAACACCTGCACAGTGGTCAAGAAGCTGCCGGCCCGGGCCCCGGCCTGGCCCCGGGGGCCGTGGTGCCCACGTCGGTCATTGCCCGAGTGTTAGAGAAGCCGGAGTCTCTGCTGCTCAATTCGGCGCAGTCGGGCAGTGCCGGGCGCCCCTTGGCTGAGGATGTCTTTGTGCACGTGGACATGAGTGGGGGTGGCCCGGGTGACCCAGCCAGTCCCCCGGCCCCTGGCAGCCCCCCCCCGCAACCCAATGGAGAATGCCGCCCTCTGGGCACTGCTGGGGCCTCCCCAGAGGAGGAGGTGCCCCTGCCAGCCTTCGAGAAGCTGagcccctaccccaccccatccccaccacacCCACTGTATCCCGGCCGCAAGGTAATAGAGTTCTCGGAGGATAAGGTGCGAATCCCCCGCAACAGCCCCCTGCCCAACTGCACTTACGCTACCCGCCAGGCCATTTCCTTGAGCCTGGTGGAGGAGGGCGGGGAGCGGGCCCGCCCCAGCCCAGTGCCCAGCAGCCCCGCCTCGGCCCAGGCCTCGCCCCTCCACGagcccagccctctccccccGGCTCGCAGCGCCCCAGCCAGCTCTGCCGGCTCGGAGGAGGACCTGCTCGCCAGCTGGCAGCGGGCGTTCGTGGACCGCACCCCGCCCCCGGCCGCTGTGGCCCAGCGCACAGCCTTTGGACGCGATGCACTCCCTGACCTGCAGCGCCATTTCGCTCTGAGCCCCACTGACGGAGATGAGGAGGTTCTGGCACCTTCTTCCCCACCTGGTGAGAGTGGGCTTTTGCTGCCCACGGAAGCTGACTGTGGCCctcccagggaggaggaggaagagctgaACCTGCCCGTCAGCCCTGAGGAAGAACGCCGGAGTCTGCTGGCCAGTGATGATGGCACAGAGGAGGGGCCTGTGGCTTCCCACGccgagggcagggcctgggcgctccccagccccagccgcccCCAGCGCAGCCCCAAGAGGATGGGGGTGCACCACCTGCACCGCAAGGACAGCCTGACGCAGGCCCAGGAGCAGGGCAACCTGCTCAACTAG
- the TJAP1 gene encoding tight junction-associated protein 1 isoform X3 gives MDGSLWPLSGPPVAAGLVQKAPTPQPARRTGEIKKAEMDRKTLDWEIVELTNKLLDAKNTINKLEELNERYRLDCNLAVQLLKCNKSHFRSHKLADLPCELQDMVRKHLHSGQEAAGPGPGLAPGAVVPTSVIARVLEKPESLLLNSAQSGSAGRPLAEDVFVHVDMSGGGPGDPASPPAPGSPPPQPNGECRPLGTAGASPEEEVPLPAFEKLSPYPTPSPPHPLYPGRKVIEFSEDKVRIPRNSPLPNCTYATRQAISLSLVEEGGERARPSPVPSSPASAQASPLHEPSPLPPARSAPASSAGSEEDLLASWQRAFVDRTPPPAAVAQRTAFGRDALPDLQRHFALSPTDGDEEVLAPSSPPGESGLLLPTEADCGPPREEEEELNLPVSPEEERRSLLASDDGTEEGPVASHAEGRAWALPSPSRPQRSPKRMGVHHLHRKDSLTQAQEQGNLLN, from the exons ATGGACGGCTCTCTATGGCCTCTCTCCGGGCCCCCGGTGGCAGCAGGTCTTGTTCAGaaagcccccaccccacagccagcCCGGAGAACAGGAGAG ATCAAGAAGGCTGAGATGGATAGGAAGACGCTGGACTGGGAGATCGTGGAGCTGACCAATAAGCTGCTGGACGCCAAGAACACCATCAACAAGCTGGAGGAACTCAAC GAGCGGTACCGGCTCGACTGCAACCTGGCTGTGCAGCTCCTCAAGTGCAACAAGTCCCACTTCCGCAGCCACAAGCTCGCCGAT CTGCCCTGTGAGCTCCAGGACATGGTCCGGAAACACCTGCACAGTGGTCAAGAAGCTGCCGGCCCGGGCCCCGGCCTGGCCCCGGGGGCCGTGGTGCCCACGTCGGTCATTGCCCGAGTGTTAGAGAAGCCGGAGTCTCTGCTGCTCAATTCGGCGCAGTCGGGCAGTGCCGGGCGCCCCTTGGCTGAGGATGTCTTTGTGCACGTGGACATGAGTGGGGGTGGCCCGGGTGACCCAGCCAGTCCCCCGGCCCCTGGCAGCCCCCCCCCGCAACCCAATGGAGAATGCCGCCCTCTGGGCACTGCTGGGGCCTCCCCAGAGGAGGAGGTGCCCCTGCCAGCCTTCGAGAAGCTGagcccctaccccaccccatccccaccacacCCACTGTATCCCGGCCGCAAGGTAATAGAGTTCTCGGAGGATAAGGTGCGAATCCCCCGCAACAGCCCCCTGCCCAACTGCACTTACGCTACCCGCCAGGCCATTTCCTTGAGCCTGGTGGAGGAGGGCGGGGAGCGGGCCCGCCCCAGCCCAGTGCCCAGCAGCCCCGCCTCGGCCCAGGCCTCGCCCCTCCACGagcccagccctctccccccGGCTCGCAGCGCCCCAGCCAGCTCTGCCGGCTCGGAGGAGGACCTGCTCGCCAGCTGGCAGCGGGCGTTCGTGGACCGCACCCCGCCCCCGGCCGCTGTGGCCCAGCGCACAGCCTTTGGACGCGATGCACTCCCTGACCTGCAGCGCCATTTCGCTCTGAGCCCCACTGACGGAGATGAGGAGGTTCTGGCACCTTCTTCCCCACCTGGTGAGAGTGGGCTTTTGCTGCCCACGGAAGCTGACTGTGGCCctcccagggaggaggaggaagagctgaACCTGCCCGTCAGCCCTGAGGAAGAACGCCGGAGTCTGCTGGCCAGTGATGATGGCACAGAGGAGGGGCCTGTGGCTTCCCACGccgagggcagggcctgggcgctccccagccccagccgcccCCAGCGCAGCCCCAAGAGGATGGGGGTGCACCACCTGCACCGCAAGGACAGCCTGACGCAGGCCCAGGAGCAGGGCAACCTGCTCAACTAG
- the TJAP1 gene encoding tight junction-associated protein 1 isoform X2, with protein MTSAAPAKKPYRKAPPEHRELRLEVPGSRPEQEEPLTDAERMKLLQQENEELRRRLASATRRTEALERELEIGQDCLELELGQSREELDKFKDKFRRLQNSYTASQRTNQELEDKLHTLIKKAEMDRKTLDWEIVELTNKLLDAKNTINKLEELNERYRLDCNLAVQLLKCNKSHFRSHKLADLPCELQDMVRKHLHSGQEAAGPGPGLAPGAVVPTSVIARVLEKPESLLLNSAQSGSAGRPLAEDVFVHVDMSGGGPGDPASPPAPGSPPPQPNGECRPLGTAGASPEEEVPLPAFEKLSPYPTPSPPHPLYPGRKVIEFSEDKVRIPRNSPLPNCTYATRQAISLSLVEEGGERARPSPVPSSPASAQASPLHEPSPLPPARSAPASSAGSEEDLLASWQRAFVDRTPPPAAVAQRTAFGRDALPDLQRHFALSPTDGDEEVLAPSSPPGESGLLLPTEADCGPPREEEEELNLPVSPEEERRSLLASDDGTEEGPVASHAEGRAWALPSPSRPQRSPKRMGVHHLHRKDSLTQAQEQGNLLN; from the exons ATGACCAGTGCGGCACCTGCTAAGAAACCGTACCGTAAGGCACCCCCTGAGCACCGGGAGCTGCGGCTGGAGGTCCCAGGATCCCGGCCGGAGCAGGAG GAACCCCTGACTGATGCGGAGAGGATGAA GCTCTTGCAGCAGGAGAATGAGGAGCTCCGTCGCCGCCTGGCCTCGGCCACCAGGCGCACCGAGGCCCTGGAGCGTGAGCTGGAAATCGGGCAGGACTGCTTGGAGCTGGAGCTGGGCCAGAGCCGCGAGGAGCTGGACAAGTTTAAGGACAAGTTCCGCAG GCTTCAGAACAGCTACACGGCTTCTCAGAGGACCAACCAGGAGCTGGAGGACAAGCTGCACACGCTG ATCAAGAAGGCTGAGATGGATAGGAAGACGCTGGACTGGGAGATCGTGGAGCTGACCAATAAGCTGCTGGACGCCAAGAACACCATCAACAAGCTGGAGGAACTCAAC GAGCGGTACCGGCTCGACTGCAACCTGGCTGTGCAGCTCCTCAAGTGCAACAAGTCCCACTTCCGCAGCCACAAGCTCGCCGAT CTGCCCTGTGAGCTCCAGGACATGGTCCGGAAACACCTGCACAGTGGTCAAGAAGCTGCCGGCCCGGGCCCCGGCCTGGCCCCGGGGGCCGTGGTGCCCACGTCGGTCATTGCCCGAGTGTTAGAGAAGCCGGAGTCTCTGCTGCTCAATTCGGCGCAGTCGGGCAGTGCCGGGCGCCCCTTGGCTGAGGATGTCTTTGTGCACGTGGACATGAGTGGGGGTGGCCCGGGTGACCCAGCCAGTCCCCCGGCCCCTGGCAGCCCCCCCCCGCAACCCAATGGAGAATGCCGCCCTCTGGGCACTGCTGGGGCCTCCCCAGAGGAGGAGGTGCCCCTGCCAGCCTTCGAGAAGCTGagcccctaccccaccccatccccaccacacCCACTGTATCCCGGCCGCAAGGTAATAGAGTTCTCGGAGGATAAGGTGCGAATCCCCCGCAACAGCCCCCTGCCCAACTGCACTTACGCTACCCGCCAGGCCATTTCCTTGAGCCTGGTGGAGGAGGGCGGGGAGCGGGCCCGCCCCAGCCCAGTGCCCAGCAGCCCCGCCTCGGCCCAGGCCTCGCCCCTCCACGagcccagccctctccccccGGCTCGCAGCGCCCCAGCCAGCTCTGCCGGCTCGGAGGAGGACCTGCTCGCCAGCTGGCAGCGGGCGTTCGTGGACCGCACCCCGCCCCCGGCCGCTGTGGCCCAGCGCACAGCCTTTGGACGCGATGCACTCCCTGACCTGCAGCGCCATTTCGCTCTGAGCCCCACTGACGGAGATGAGGAGGTTCTGGCACCTTCTTCCCCACCTGGTGAGAGTGGGCTTTTGCTGCCCACGGAAGCTGACTGTGGCCctcccagggaggaggaggaagagctgaACCTGCCCGTCAGCCCTGAGGAAGAACGCCGGAGTCTGCTGGCCAGTGATGATGGCACAGAGGAGGGGCCTGTGGCTTCCCACGccgagggcagggcctgggcgctccccagccccagccgcccCCAGCGCAGCCCCAAGAGGATGGGGGTGCACCACCTGCACCGCAAGGACAGCCTGACGCAGGCCCAGGAGCAGGGCAACCTGCTCAACTAG